In Diorhabda sublineata isolate icDioSubl1.1 chromosome 2, icDioSubl1.1, whole genome shotgun sequence, the sequence AATGCCATCTTCACGCAAATTGCTATTTGTGATATATTTGTCACGTCTGTCGATTCATCCATatgtaacgaaaaaaaaatacaatttttcatatcatttgGTAATTCTGCCACGAAATTCTCCGCAATTACTTCAATTCTTCTAGTAACAGTTCGTGCTGATAATTGCAACGTGTTTATAGCTGAAactatttccattttatttttaaattcttcaaaaagTGAATCAGCGGCTTCTAACATGGCTTCTCTCACTAATTCTTCATCTGTAAATGGTTTTTCATTCTTAGCTAGCAAATGCGATATGACGCTATCGTTGCTGCTTCATGTTGTTGCAGTGGTTTAGTAAAAAACTTTGCTAGTTATTgaagattttaaagaaattattttttttcttctaatttcagAGTTCATTGGATAGTCACTATCAAAAATGGTATGAACAGTCTTAAAATGTCGTTCAATATTACTTTTCTTGGAAATGGCAATACTATTATTACACAACAAACAAATACACATTCAtcgttaaaataatatattctttttttaacatttatccTTGAAGGgttttggaagaaaataattatttcggaTTACTTTGTAGTTTTAAATGCATGGTCTAGGCGTGGTCTATTTGAAAAAGTAAGTAAATCGCTCTGGCTATTATACATTTACATTAGTCCAGCGAGAGCGCATTAAAAATCGATCGAGGGCGCCATGGCGCCCGTGGCGCCGCTTTGTCTACCCCTGATCTAAATATTGGAAATACTCACGTTCTACTATGTATTTGGCACAAACATTTGGAGAAGGGCAATGCGATAAGTTGGACTTGTCATAATATGAATAATCCACGTATTCACATCTACTGTACATATCGCTGTTTAAATTCGTCTGAGAACTGCAAGTGAAACATTCCAATGACAAAGCTGAAAATTAAATAGAGAAGtcgtgaaaaattattcaacaatactaataacaaatattttcattagaaatagaAGATGACCACAGTTGAGGGACACTTATACCTAATTAAATCTTATTAAATGAAACTGACGAATTAGTTATGGTGAGTTCGAGTGAAAATTgagttaaattttagtatagatTCCAGCTCCattgtgtaaatattttttttacaaaacaacGTTATATCCTCCAAAATACTCTCTATAACAGCTAAATACATTTAATCCATAGGTGTTTCCATTGTTCGAATTATTTAGTTGTGGAATAGATAACCTGGCATGTTTCTTTTAGTGCGTGGATACACGAAAAAGTTACACGGAACAAGATCGGGTAAGTAAGGTACGTGGAGCTGCGTGGCAATAACTATTGAACGGCGATAGTTGTATGTATGAGTGTATTACGTCATAAACATGATGGGATAATAAAAgctaagaagaaaaagaaatcgaACTAAGAATTGCCGAAAGTAACAGCTGTAGGTATCTACAGGCAGCCATATCTACGAAAGTTCGaatttatgaaacaatttttaaaccCACCCTGACATACGCTGACATACTTGGGTAATgacgaataaaaataaacagaaactGGAAAGCtgggagaaaaaaataataagatgaatttttggaagaaagtaGACGATGGGACAGAAGATCGAACCAAATAATTTACATACTTTTCAATGAGTCATCAATCAGCGCCTTTATAAAAACAAGAGGTACAATGGCTGTGCCACTTATAACGAATGAAAGAAGACAGACTCTTGAACCGAGTTGCATGAAAGATACCAGAGCGCAAGCGGAAAAGAGGTAGACCTAGAAAACGGTGGAGGGAACTAGCGGAAAAAGACCTTCGAGAGAACTGGAGAGGAAAAGCAAGGGACCGAAAGAAGTGGAGAGATAAATTACAAGGCAATGGATCTAAACATTATATATGCAGATATACCATTTATGTACCATTGATTTGAATTGCAACTTGTGTAGCCTTACTGTTAGACTATATCACTGGTTGGCGTTACAATGGCACACATTCATTCCGtcaatataaatattcactGTATTTTAATTGTGCTGTCTTTATAGTGATTATTTAGGTAATTATCTTAAAATTATTCCCCACCCCCTATCGACTTGGGGTTGTGGGAGGTGTTAGAGGGAAGTGATTATAATATATGGAATGTGGAATTAACTGTCGGtcaggttaggtaaggttaggttaggtaaggttaggttaagttaggttatgttctACTCAAGAACAATATTTATACAACATCTTTCCGTGCTCTTTTAATACAACCCCTCATTCCCCACCCCTCGATCCTTTTTTTACTCtattctacaataaaaaattgttgaatctTCAATGTTTctgtgataaaataataattacttatggttacgtcaattaacatttatatttgtttaaaattccactgaattaatttcatgtatttttcacaaattattttcactatttagctgaattttttgtttatatattttcaaataaaatttataatttgttaacaTACGTAATtccgaaaatgtcaaatttttattctttaaccCTCTCTAATTTTTTAACAAGGCATGATGATGGCtggaatgatattttttatgttcagTACACTTTTCTTTTTTACCCCCACAACCCCAAGTCGATGGGAGCTGGGGggtgatttttagataattacattatttaagtaataaatatcacatatagtttttaattgaaaaaaaaaatgtttttaaatttagtgCAATATACATTGACGAATTACACTTTGGGTAAGTTAGatgtaatttttattctttgttttgtatatttcacaatataattacttttagttttgaaaaatgtccaAAGAAAAGACCAAGTCGtcattaaaatgtataaataacaCTTTTAACATCATTTCAATCGACTTAAACCCAAGAAAGAActcataaaaatatacaataagtcaaagaaattgaaaactaaataATTGATTGGTATTCCGACTTGGGCAATAAACTCTGCAAGATCTACGTCTTTTGTATCACAAAAGAAAATCAGCATTGTGTTGATATTCCTTTGACTTGATTGTTACTTTGATTTTTGGCCATAGCCATAGCAATATGACTCATCAGTTTTGTTCCAACACAATCTTTTTCCGGATTGTTAGTCATTCCAAATTGAAATTCTCTGATCTGAGCTACTCACTAATAGTTGATCGATTGTTAGTCGACAGTCTGTGAACATAagatttcgaattttttcatcattctcATCGATTTAGTCAGTTAATGGCCACAACTAGGTGTGTCATCAATCAACATCGTACACTTGAATTAGTGAGctgtttccaaaattaaaatagatttaGCAGCATTGGGTTGACATcaagaaaaatgaaacaaaaacaaagaagGGGCAGGAAAAAATTACCTTAGATGGACAAAAAAGCACGGCAATTAGTTGTGCTATCTAATTCCTCGCAAAAGAAATGTGCAATATAAAAATTCCGTCTACGGCAATGCTATTTCGGTTATTATTGGGTCCATGTAGTAAAATACGTTTGTTGTCGTATAAAGATGTTGCAATATAACAATTCCATTACAGTTTCTAGTTTGGTACTTGACCTTAAGAATTTTTAGGCACGACGCTCCGTCACCACCTTCACAATCGATATTGAAGGCTCATCTGTTGTTATTGTTTCTCAATGTTGTGAAATTTAAAAGGCTTAGTCCATTATGGTCAGTTTTCGATTCAACTTTAAAGTGTTGAACGCGAAATTTTTCGTTGAAGAAGCCGTATgcttatcaataatttaaaaacattcatgaaacaaaaattaacacTAATGAAACTTGATGAATTATACTATTTAAGGGAGTGTGTGCGTAATGCTAATCATCGACTTCAAACAAGCATTCGATGGTCTGAAGAGAAGGACAAGGAAAACCTACAAGTACCCCAAAATTTAATAGGATTGGAGAAAATAACTATGCTAAATTCTATGCGAAGCGAAATGACAAAACAATGATCATCTGAGGAATTAGAAATAAATGCTGATGAAAGGTAACCTGATGGACTCTCCGCGGTATTGTTTAACATGCATAATAAGGGAATGTAATATTGATGgaagtatcattaataaatcaaaacaaataatagcATAATAAGCTGGTGATTTAACTCCTATAGCAAGGAACCGAAAAAGTCTTGAAGTCACATTAGAAAAAATCGTAAGGGGATCAGGTGAAAGagggaaaaatgaaaaatatatgtaagTTTAAAAAAAGGAAGCTCACAAACAAGAAACAAGAAACAGTAAAGATAAATGACGATATTATCAAAATAGTCGTCACCGTTAAGTACTTAGGAACAataataagcaacaaaaatgacacaaaaaatGAGACAAAACAAAGCAAGATCATCATAATGGAGGACAATAAATCATAATGGAAGCAAGAGAATAAGCCGAGTAACCAAATTAAGAGTCTACAAGACTGCTATAACACAAGTATTGACATACGCCGCGGAATCTATGATACCAAAAAATATGGACCTTGTTTTTGGTCTAAGAATATATGAGAGGATAATAATTAGGAAACTCCAGGACCAGTGAAAGTCGGAAATAATGGGTACAGAGAacttatgaactatgaaattaagaaaatattagaaaatgagtatatagtaaatataatagaagcaaaaagaataaaatgttttgaacacattgaaagaatggaaaaactaaggaaaattacagaatatAGACTGAACAAGAAGAATCGTCAAgtttctcaaaatagccattaactgaaTTTAACcatcgagccattttttcaagtctgcgaacagaaaataattcattttgccATTGTATAAACTTGTAACCCATCAGTCAAAATGCCATGTACCGCAATTTTTGAAAACCCTGCTAGCTcgtgcactttcagtcgacgatttCCAGTATTGCTCTTGGTTTACCACTACGATGCTAGTCTTCGCAGGTTGTACGGcctttatttttatgaaacattgccaaacagtTGATAGAAAAATCTTAACGAcaatgtttttgttccattgtaacCAAACGCGATACCCACCTTGCTCACAGTTTTCTAATGTCCAAATTTCGagttaatatacgatgtaccgcacttttgagaatgcctactatgtctgctagctcacaTATCGTACGGCCTCATTTAAattctgctacccaatattttactatggATAACGAAAGatcagtctcacccagagtggAATCTAGTCCAGCTTTTATATttgttgggctaatgcctttcaaataaaactattgtataaaataacagttaccaatttttttcatattcacaaATCCCACTGAAAATGTTCAAAACTGATGGCTGCCAACAAGTAcctcaaaattaaaattgtgtcAATGGACAGTCAATTAAATCACAAAGAGAAGGATGTAAAAAACCAGAAATTTAAATTATCATACACCAAAAATTCATCAACGGTTCTATGAAGATTTCAATTATGACGAGTGTGAAGAATCGTTTCGAAGCAAATTACACAAGATACGACTCAAATTgggatatataaaaaagaagtattaGTTGAATGtgattcaattcaataataatttatgaagaaaaattaagcAGTGTAggaagtttccaataaaaattaatacaaaataattggtttttGTTATCTTTATGTGTTATAGTGTGATATATATCGTATTTCATTTTAATCAATCACCATCTTTGTATTGAAGATTGTTTCAGTAAGGAAAGGAAACCAGTTCGCAGGAGTTATAATACATTCTAACGCAgcattcaataatttcaatttcttacaaatacacgttaaaaaaactaaaatctaGCCTTACTTTTTAGAAATTAATAGATGAAGTGCACTTACATTGATTAAATAATAGgcaaaataaaagtatttttattcgaaaaactATTGGAGAAAACATTATGTTCGCTTCACGtacaaaattgattgaaaaaattcatgagATTATATTTTTAACGTCCATCTATTGACACTATTTTCAaggattataaatatttgatacgATTTAAAAGGAGAACATAATTTCCTGTTATAAATCTAGGTGCTGTTTACCTATGTTCACCTATATAATCTTTGGAGGTAGTCTAAAGTAGATTATGTAATATCCGTACCAAAAACGAATTGATTTGATACAAGGAATTATTAGAAACGatgttcttcaaaaaatatttcatatatagaaaagaaatgagacataatattccaaaaaaaggtACGAACTTCAAACTTCTGAAAACACTACCAATCATAAAAGGTGAAACAGTAAGGAAACTTAGTCTTAATGGAATATACTTACTTCTACGAGGATTATACCAATAGTAAGGTCCCCAGTGAGCTATAGCATCGAGGGCTGATTGTAAGTCCGATAACAGTGCCGTGTGCAGTGTTTCCTCCAATATCGACCATCTGTCCACGTTTGGTAGCATAAGCTAAATGGGACATATTCCAGACCAATCAGAAAGTTGCAGCAATTGTAGGTGGACTCCgccaaatttaaacaaaatgtaGTAGTTGTTTGAAATCAATAGtcaattgtaattttttctgGTTTCCGATATATTTTTACAGCAAGCGgcataagaaataaaaatattttggttggCTACTTCTTCTTGCCAGGTGGTGTACATTTCATGTGATATAAGTGgcaaattctaaatttttagcaaaaatttaACTGTTCCAgcacttttaattaaaatgaattatgaagaaaattaattctttATGCTATATAAAGTTGAcgaaacatttaaaataaatcataattgtAATTTACTCACATTAAATctcatattattttgaaataattgaatattcattttttacaaatcgtaaaataaatgaataaaatattaaaataatttattttcatggttacttttattttcttctcatATGTAGGGAGCGGGGAGCTAGTTGTAACAATTTGTCGCTTGAACTATTCAGCTATCGATCCCAAATAAACTTTTGATCAAACCTATAACAATTTTTGGTAGAAACGGCTTTGAAAAAAACTGACGAGTGTTACAACAGGCTTGGGGCAAATTGTAACATTAGGAATTGAAAAccagtttcatattttataaagatttaTTTGGCATATTTAGCAATAATCAGACTTTTGATTTATATAGCATTATAAACTTTTGGTACGTCATAACAAACTTAGACTTTTAAGTTTTATTCTTAAGCTAAtaggaaaataaacaaatccTTTCCCCACAAGCTAAACAAAACCATTCCTCGGGTTCAGATTCCGAATCAgaatttaaaactttctttttttctttttcttttccttgTCTTTTAGCTATTTTTATCTTATCTGTATCCTCTCGATCTTTTGTCATCAATCTTTTGCCTTTTCCTTCACTCTTCTTAGTctcttgtgttttctttgtctgatttaactttttttcgtgTTCTTTTTGTAACTCGTTCTTCTCTGGCGTATCTGTGAGAACACAGCATTTTCTTTTACGTTGAGGGCGGTTAGTGAATTTCCGTGGTGGAGCTTTCGGGTAAGGCCTTATTTTAGATGGAGAGAAATCATTTTGCTTTTGAATACCAGAAGGACTAGGAGTCGGGTCAAAGTTCGATTGACCCCTAGGTGAAGCTGAAGTTTCTAGATTACAGTTTTCCATGGAACTTATGATTTCACTGACTCTTAtatctaaagaaaaattatcaaacgaATCTTTGTTAGGATTCATTGCTAATGGcaatttgaaatcaattaaaAGGAGCTTTACTGTTACTCAGGCgaatatttttaggttattgaTTTTGCAGCTTCATACAGttcttttttatgtattaaGTCGAAAGCctatttaaaatcaatgaaaaaacgcTTGACTGTTACTCAGGCGAATACTTTTAGGTTATTGATTTTGAAGCTTCATACAGTTCTTTTCTGTGTATTAGGTCGTAAGCGtatttaaaatcaatgaaaagaaGCTTGACTGTTACTCAGGCGAATACTTTTAGGTTATTGATTTTGCAGCTTCATACAGTTCTTTTCTGTGTATTAGGTCGTAAGCCTAttcaaaatcaatgaaaagaAGCTTGACTATTACTCAGGCAAATACTTTTAGGTTATTGATTTTGCAGCTTCATACAGTACTTTTCTATGTATTAAGTCATAAGCCTAttcaaaatcaatgaaaagaAGCTTGACTATTACTCAGGCAAATACTTTTAGGTTATTGATTTTGCAGCTTCATACAGTACTTTTCTATGTATTAAGTCATAAGCctatttaaaatcaatgaaaagaaGCTTGACTGTTACTCAGGCGAATACTTTTAGGTTATTGATTTTGAAGCTTCATACAGTTCTTTTCTGTGTATTAGGTCGTAAGCGtatttaaaatcaatgaaaagaaGCTTTACTGTTACTCAGGCgaatatttttaggttattgaTTTTGCAGCTTCATACAGTTCTTTTCTGTGTATTAGGTCGTAAGCCTAttcaaaatcaatgaaaagaAGCTTGACTATTACTCAGGCAAATACTTTTAGGTTATTGATTTTGCAGCTTCATACAGTACTTTTCTATGTATTAAGTCATAAGCctatttaaaatcaatgaaaagaaGCTTGACTGTTACTCAGGCGAATACTTTTAGGTTATTGATTTTGAAGCTTCATACAGTTCTTTTCTGTGTATTAGGTCGTAAGCGtatttaaaatcaatgaaaagaaGCTTTACTGTTACTCAGGCgaatatttttaggttattgaTTTTGCAGCTTCATACAGTTCTTTTCTGTGTATTAGGTCGTAAGCCTAttcaaaatcaatgaaaagaAGCTTGACTATTACTCAGGCAAATACTTTTAGGTTATTGATTTTGCAGCTTCATACAGTACTTTTCTATGTATTAAGTCATAAGCCTATTTAAAAGCAATGAAAAGAAGCTTGACTGTTACTCAGGCGAATACTTTTAGGTTATTGATTTTGAAGCTTCATACAGTTCTTTTCTGTGTATTAGGTCGTAAGCGtatttaaaatcaatgaaaagaaGCTTTACTGTTACTCAGGCgaatatttttaggttattgaTTTTGCAGCTTCATACAGTTCTTTTCTGTGTATTAGGTCGTAAGCGtatttaaaatcaatgaaaagaaGCTTGACTGTTACTCAGGCGAATACTTTTAGGTTATTGATTTTGCAGCTTCATACAGTTCTTTTCTGTGTATTAGGTCGTAAGCCTAttcaaaatcaatgaaaagaAGCTTGACTATTACTCAGGCAAATACTTTTAGGTTATTGATTTTGCAGCTTCATACAGTACTTTTCTATGTATTAAGTCATAAGCctatttaaaatcaatgaaaagaaGCTTGACTGTTACTCAGGCGAATACTTTTAGGTTATTGATTTTGCAGCGCCACAGAAATGTTTCGGTCAACAAGTTGCATTGATAGAGCTTGTTCATGCTATTCTTACTATATTTATGTCTGAGATGATTACATCTCTGGACTCAAATCTCTTTTTATCGAGACATTTCTTCTAATTTGGCGACAGGAAATAGTCACTCAGAACTAAATCTGGAGGATAAGGCGGACGGAGAACATTCGTTGCCTAATGCGTAGATCTATCCCATGGAAACTAAACAatgctaaataatttttttcttaacaaaat encodes:
- the LOC130453386 gene encoding uncharacterized protein LOC130453386, with the translated sequence MFSPIVFRIKILLFCLLFNQSLSLECFTCSSQTNLNSDMYSRCEYVDYSYYDKSNLSHCPSPNVCAKYIVEHDGVKWVHRACQPRDICSFIAARYNDPRNILIDCQTCSDENACNSIGKIIPFSILFLLPLFLVKL